The genome window AAAATCTTCTCTTCAGTAGACATTTGACCAAACATTCCCAATGCATTGGGCACAGGCAGGCTGTCTTGCATCACGGGCAAGCCCGCAGCAAGATGCACTGGAATGTTACGTCAATAAGTTTCTCTTCAGCTCTTGCCCAATCCCAaggttaaattacaaaattgacATTACTAAACAATTCACCGGGGAAATTTAACACGAAAATTACCGCCTAAAGACCGTCGGCCATATTGGTTTCCGTGACGTCATAGATACGGCGACAATAGGTGATCTCATTGgtctaaatatatatgaacaCAAAACTTTACTAATACACTCATATGCTTTGTCTTGATAAACATAGACAGTGATTAATGTTAGAGAAATATATtggaatttgttaaaaaaaatttaaatatttttttatttatttagtagcaAAGTAATGACAAATAATTCTATGCATTgccttttaaattaatcttaagcTGGCATAAAACAagttatatctaataaaaataaatagtaaaaaatcttgaaatagtagcaaactatttaattttaaatttaaaaggattTTCTTTGTGTGAAATAATGTAGGCATGTCATATTTAGGAAGTCTTCTTGCTTCTCTTCGTAATGATGATTAATAACAAAACCCACCCACCATTCGACAAGACTGAAGTCTATATCAGCGTCAGTCGAGCCAAATGACGGGCAGGTCTAATTATTGTCTTCTTTCTTCTGCATACTGCTTTGTTTCCCATCTCTTCTTATAGAACTTATAactactcatatatatatatatatttatttatttgaaaatttatagaaaattataaaatttaatcacaagttaatattaagaaaagtcattttttatttatttatccatcgaattattattattattttcatttaaattaattgaaccaAATTAAGCACCGTCAAAATTTTCATTTGTCTtattagaatctacatttaaaaaaaaaagaatccgTTGATTTCATTGTCGAGTTATAAAACATTTGAGAATTAAACCGCGACGTGTCGAACGCAATACTGATAGCTACGAGGGTTGATAAACGTATGACGTGTTGAGATATTACTATATCCaagcacacacacatatatatacatatatatttacctgGGAGGTGTTACTGTCGAAGACTGCATCGTAAGCGTAGATGCGCGGCGGCTCCGGCGGGCTCACGTTATTCCTGGTAACTGCAATCGTGCTGTTCACGGAGTCTACTGATACGCAGTTATACGCCCCATCAAGTTTTTCCTTCTGGTCCATAGGACGCACGCGCACCACCACTCGAACATTCTCGACCGTAGGCGCGCCCAGCTCCGCGTCCTAGCGTTATAATTAcatgaaaatgtataaaagacAAGCCACACGTGCCCTCTTGGCGCCTATTGCGTAGTTGAACGACGTACTAGACATGACCCTGACATGAATTTAACGTGACTCACGAAAAATTGAAAGCGCTTCTTAtcgtattgatttttaaatgtttaactatAAACTCTTTAAACAATCTATGCAGCGTTATCGATTTAACCACGTAATCAAAATTTGCAAATTCCAATGAGAATGTAATATGAATACCTACCTACAAAAAGGAAATGATGAATTATGAAATCTTACACGATTTCCGGAAATCACATGATATAGTAACTCATTGAGATCACTTACTGGCATTGTGCACGTTCTTCTTCGACGAGACTGCGCgaggttgtatttattttcacacAGGCAGGGTTACGTCTTTGTTTGTCGAATATTAGGTAAAAATCAATACTGACGACCTACTTTTCCCGGGGCCTCTATTCGTTCTTCGAAGGAAATGAAATGACAGATTCGTAGAATGTTACCATATAACAGcactaaataaagtaaaaagttattgattttgaaataaatattgtttcgaaataaaaattcttacaagaatatttgaaaatataaaattaattataatttataactatatttaactttaaaattttttaagtatatgcATTAATATCGAAAGAGAAAAGAGAAAGCTTCAATACATATTAAGTACTttctaaactataaaataaaattgattttggaGTAATAAGgagattttcatttttttcttatacgtcAATAGTCAGTGTTGATGCTTATAGTCGCCAAGCATGtagttttctttaaattgtatattttgtaaatcaattgtatgaaaatttaaataatgttatttttttcactcagatacaaatttaattttacattaaattataaaaccgtcatgtattgtttattactagagatttcaatattttttataacgctTGTGAATTAAAGttggcttattaaaaaaatatatatttaaacttgtcAACACTAAAGTAATTTAGTACAAagtaattcttttattattataattaaaggatTCGGGAGttggttaattaatattaattcctcacttttattatttctcataaaatctgATATTTTTACCCTCaaaacaacatataaaaaaaagtaaatgaatataggttgaaaataagaaaatcCGAAGTGTATCAGAGGAAATAGAATTACACAAAATAAGTTGCAATATTTTTCGATTAAGCATAAATGTAGGATACTTAGTTTTACATGATAGTGTATGACTGACTTTACAAGATCTTATCGATTGGCCGATTGCATTCTCAATTTTGACTAAAGTACGGTCACGTCCCTAGTAAGAAATGTCATACTGTCAGATCCAGATGctcgatgtttatttttattgataaaaagtaGCATCTAAGATTCTAATGGCTTTCGTGCTTCCATATTATAAATTGCAGTGGTTTAAGAGCAAGAGATCAGTGTGAGACACTTGAAATGTCGGTGGAGGCGGAAAGTTTAGTCCATTTAAAATGTGCCAACGTTGACGACATAAAAGAGAATGGGAGTAACTCGACGATATCACACGATTCCGGTATCGAAATATCCGATGCGACTTCCGCAACACTTCCTTCACCACACGACTCTGATATATCCTATATAAAAACTACAGAAAACGAAAAAATTGGGATGGTATTGAATGTTGATGAATTGCACAACAGTGCCCTAGAAAACGATGGCAGTTCTGACGTATCCACTCCTACATCCTTGTCCTCTGAGGACAAGGAATTTAATACCTTCGAGATAAGTTCTAAAAACGATGATCTAGGAAATTTATCTGATATCACGAATTATAGTGCAACTGACCAAAACGATaacataaatgaaacaaaaataaataataacgaaatcCCTAATATTGAAAGTAAGGATGATAGTTTAGACAGTGTTAAACACTCGAGTACCTTATCAAAAACATGTAATTTGAACAGTGAAACCAACAAAACAGCATCAACATATAGTTTGAACGAACCAAATAACGAAACTACTACTAACCTATCTCCACTCAGCCGTAGTGCAGATAACATATCTAATTATGATACACACAATCATGATCTAAACCATTTAATCACCAAAGATCTCGATCAAGAAAGGATACTGTCTGAATTTTTAagccaaaaaaataaagtaagcgCAACTCAGAAAATAGTACAAGATAATCAACAAATGGCTGATGTAAAATATGCAAGATTACCAAAAGAAATTTTGTCACAAGATCTCGGTAGTATAGTTAAAAATGTCCACGGTATATTTTCCTCGGTTAGCGGAAGTTTGAAGAACGCTTACAATAATACCCAAAGAGTTGCACAGAAGCCAATAGCCAAAACTGTTAAACCCGTTACCAATGGTAGgataatgaatgaaatatttgaattctCAGAGGAGAAATCCGTCAACGACATAGCCCAATTACAAAGTGaaaattcgaatttaaatatagaacctGTTCCAAAATCTGACGTTCCAGAATTGGAACATGAAAAGAACGACAGTAacaatgaaatgttaaaattgCAAATAGAATCGttagagagagtattgttcgaGCAGAGAAAAGAAAATGCATCCCTCAGAGAGAGAGTCAAACAGCAGTGTGATGAATTGCAGGCAAAAGATCAAACATTCAAGGATTTAGAGGCTAAAGTTgatttggtaattttttttcatatttcttttGAGTATTAAAATGAGCTAATGTTGTCTCATGGCAAAATTCCCATCAAGTTCGAGCCATGGGACAAAAACAGTTCAAAGATCATCTTATCTGAAGAGGATAAGATGATTTTTGAACTGTTCAGAGCAGGCCAAGCAGCAAGGGGTTTGCATatatgtgattttttaaatttatcttgtgCAAAACCTTATTTCTTGTACTGGTAAATGGGCCACACAAGAATATTAAGTATTCCCGTTTTGAGgcagatataatattaatgttgataCATATTAACACATGTGAAATGATTAGATACCAACTTGCGATGAAactaattgtgtttatttaatgcGTTCTATTGGACACAGTGAGATGACTAAAACGTCATCATATCTTAGAGCTGCCAGCAACAGATGAGAGCCTCCAATGGGAAGCCACTCCGTATGACAGTTTCACTGAACAGATTTTTCCATAGATTTAggtctaaaacaaaaaaaaattatactgtaAGGAAACATGTTGtctaatcaatcaatcaatcaatcaatcaatcaatcaaaatatactttattcaagtagacttttacaaacacttttgaatcgtcatgtaacaaactatttgaagtaatgctaccaccggttcggaatgtagattctacagagaagaaccggcaagaaactcattagttactctttttcatcatcTACTAATATTTTGGCACATGTACCattcgatggaacgatggaatgcgtaattcaaataagaattcaatttttttcgtccctaccgtccgaccgatataacattgtacaagcgctATTactttcagtgtttctatttaaattttactttgaagcaataatatataatagaaagagtcttaaaattttcggataatgCTGAaatcttttgtattatatgtattgtttaaatacttttacaatttttaaaatcattaaattaagaaaataatatgttcgtcattgcaaagttatgtcgatcagaaaaaattacatctgtcaatGAGATCAAGCTTTCTTTCTTTTACAGGTGTAATACGTTCTCCGAAACGCGCTAACCTTCTGGAATAAGTTTTATGTTAGGTTAAGTTAggcattaaacaaaaaaaagcatCTCATTTAttagtactatatatatttattatccatCGATTTTTTTCAGTTATCTTCGTatgcattattagcattagcagtctgtaaatgtcccactgctgggataaaggcctcctctccctttgaggaaaaggtttggagcatattccaccacgctactccaatgcgggttggcggaatacacatgtggcagaatttcgttgaaattagacacatgcaggtttcctcacgatgttttccttcaccgccgagcacgagatgaattataaacacaaattaagcacatgaaaattcagtggtgcctgcctgggtttgaacccaaaatcatcggttaagatgcacgcgttctaaccactgggccatctctatCTTCGTATGACAAATGGAATAATAAGACATGAAAGGcatgttttaaaatcaattgcAGATGTGTAAACGGGCGGAACAAGCTCAGAGGGAAAAGGATGCAGCTGTAATGCGGTACGCCAGCACTGAGTGTGCTGCTATCGAAGCGAAGAGGGCAGCAGAAGCAGCTACCAAAGCGGAACGTGCAGCGATCGCGGAACGGGAGCTGGCGACTGCAAAGCTTCGTACAGCTAGAGAAGAGAAGCAACGAATTTGTCAACTATATGACGATAAGGTAGAATTTTAATCTTGGTTCTAtacttcaattatattaattactttttgagatatttgcaaaaaaacagacacaatttttttgtgttttttgcGACCggttattttctataaatatcgcCCAAGATTTCTCGAATAGAATAAAACTTCATGACAAAAAGTTGAACAAAAACGCACTCGACAAAAAAACGTACGTAAAAGTCCAACTTCGTTGGTACCATCCACGAGTAACATATGCTGTGACCAAACGCAATGCATAATATTGTGTTCTGATTTaccagtgagccagtgtaacatggCACTTgggacataaaattttagttcccgaggtttTTAGCGCTGACGATGTTAGCCCTAACATCGTTTTTAGCCTTAACATCGTTGGTTGgttggttcatatttcttacagtaccaatgtttaTCTGCTGGGCTGCGGTGACCACACTGGTCGGATCGACGGTTTATGTGACCACTGAAACATCAGCTGGTAAATGCTTTCGTTGTTGGTATTTAACAACTTGAATTGAAGATTGAAGAAACTAAGAGGTATTCGACAGGCTTACGATGTTTGTACGTGATTTCAGTGCCATGAGCTCCAGAACAGCGAACGAGAAGTGAACAAAGTGCGCGAGGAGTTCCGGGAAATTGAAGGTCGTTTGAAATGGACGCAGAGCAAATTACGAATGGAGATGGACGCTTGCAAGGTATGGAGTATTAGGAACTGATCTGATCCTGAGGTGAGGTTCTGAGCTTCAACGATGTTTGTGCAAagtgttttacttggtggtagggctttatgcaagcccgtctgggtaagtaccatccgctcatcagatattctaccgcaaaacagcagtactcactgtgttccagtttgaaggttgagtgagccagtttaactacaggcacaagcgacatcatcaaggttggtggcgctttggtgatgtaaggaatggttaatatttcttagcgtGCCATTGTCTACGGGTGGTAGTGACCACCTTAAGGTGGCCAATATGTTCGTCCGCCAGCCTATAACGTAAAAAAGGTATATGGTGTATTTTTGAAAAAGCCCTCGGGAGTCATAACCTAGCAATTGGATCCTCGaggtaataatttaataatgaaaatatctggATGTCTATTTCCAGGAGAGCACAGAACGGGTTGAGAAACTGTCCCAACAAGTCGCAGAGCTCGAGGCGGCCAAGGAAGCAGCCACTGTGAACGCGAC of Vanessa atalanta chromosome 28, ilVanAtal1.2, whole genome shotgun sequence contains these proteins:
- the LOC125074717 gene encoding coiled-coil domain-containing protein 186 isoform X1; this encodes MSVEAESLVHLKCANVDDIKENGSNSTISHDSGIEISDATSATLPSPHDSDISYIKTTENEKIGMVLNVDELHNSALENDGSSDVSTPTSLSSEDKEFNTFEISSKNDDLGNLSDITNYSATDQNDNINETKINNNEIPNIESKDDSLDSVKHSSTLSKTCNLNSETNKTASTYSLNEPNNETTTNLSPLSRSADNISNYDTHNHDLNHLITKDLDQERILSEFLSQKNKVSATQKIVQDNQQMADVKYARLPKEILSQDLGSIVKNVHGIFSSVSGSLKNAYNNTQRVAQKPIAKTVKPVTNGRIMNEIFEFSEEKSVNDIAQLQSENSNLNIEPVPKSDVPELEHEKNDSNNEMLKLQIESLERVLFEQRKENASLRERVKQQCDELQAKDQTFKDLEAKVDLMCKRAEQAQREKDAAVMRYASTECAAIEAKRAAEAATKAERAAIAERELATAKLRTAREEKQRICQLYDDKCHELQNSEREVNKVREEFREIEGRLKWTQSKLRMEMDACKESTERVEKLSQQVAELEAAKEAATVNATDSIRAKQLESDLKESQATLIMCRHEKDDLDRRLTVALQQLDTCKRERDEASGSLALANEQIESLKESNERLEEEAAELAALRARAALADTLEAQLQRETERAWAAEQALSTERARAETCLRREAAALEHAARLTAAHVHERARAAEHEAKAQALAADNTSLRETVQVLQEEAGKLRSALNDEMDRRNKENRVLARKVAELTEEAAEANKKLEYEQGENSVLKKKHASAIKELNRELNRALKRIELLEAKLPQNDVNSTRTGSVSSLSSIDSPHDERVQNGHTDVPDVQKENEVSMPDQRLLVERIVSLQRAAAARSERCEFLQEHCAQLTRELRRKSRVLRAALPALPPAALASRAADQHKSEIAQLGGGAMAAVWGGDPGGMTLELSLEMNKRLQAVLEDTLLKNITLKENIDTLGEEISRLREQAKNNENK
- the LOC125074717 gene encoding coiled-coil domain-containing protein 186 isoform X2 is translated as MSVEAESLVHLKCANVDDIKENGSNSTISHDSGIEISDATSATLPSPHDSDISYIKTTENEKIGMVLNVDELHNSALENDGSSDVSTPTSLSSEDKEFNTFEISSKNDDLGNLSDITNYSATDQNDNINETKINNNEIPNIESKDDSLDSVKHSSTLSKTCNLNSETNKTASTYSLNEPNNETTTNLSPLSRSADNISNYDTHNHDLNHLITKDLDQERILSEFLSQKNKVSATQKIVQDNQQMADVKYARLPKEILSQDLGSIVKNVHGIFSSVSGSLKNAYNNTQRVAQKPIAKTVKPVTNGRIMNEIFEFSEEKSVNDIAQLQSENSNLNIEPVPKSDVPELEHEKNDSNNEMLKLQIESLERVLFEQRKENASLRERVKQQCDELQAKDQTFKDLEAKVDLMCKRAEQAQREKDAAVMRYASTECAAIEAKRAAEAATKAERAAIAERELATAKLRTAREEKQRICQLYDDKCHELQNSEREVNKVREEFREIEGRLKWTQSKLRMEMDACKESTERVEKLSQQVAELEAAKEAATVNATDSIRAKQLESDLKESQATLIMCRHEKDDLDRRLTVALQQLDTCKRERDEASGSLALANEQIESLKESNERLEEEAAELAALRARAALADTLEAQLQRETERAWAAEQALSTERARAETCLRREAAALEHAARLTAAHVHERARAAEHEAKAQALAADNTSLRETVQVLQEEAGKLRSALNDEMDRRNKENRVLARKVAELTEEAAEANKKLEYEQGENSVLKKKHASAIKELNRELNRALKRIELLEAKLPQNDVNSTRTGSVSSLSSIDSPHDERVQNGHTDVPDVQPDQRLLVERIVSLQRAAAARSERCEFLQEHCAQLTRELRRKSRVLRAALPALPPAALASRAADQHKSEIAQLGGGAMAAVWGGDPGGMTLELSLEMNKRLQAVLEDTLLKNITLKENIDTLGEEISRLREQAKNNENK